In Lolium rigidum isolate FL_2022 chromosome 7, APGP_CSIRO_Lrig_0.1, whole genome shotgun sequence, the DNA window GAAATGTGGGGATGGTGGAGCAGTGAAGACAGACTCGTGCAGTGTCAAGTCCTACTCGTCTCATCTGACAAACAAAATTGTTGTGCTCCCTTTTTGATGCCACTTAGCTCTTTGCTGCATTCCTTGGTGTTCATCAGTGTAGCATCCACAATTTTAGGCTGTATTATGGAAGAAGGCTCATTTTCAATCTTTGTGTGGATGATGTTTTTGGGTCAGCGATAAGTATAATTTCTTGACTATCAGATTTGGGCTCCTGGTCAAACCTCCACTATTTGACAATTTAGGTTCCCAACTTTTCTCATAAAAGCATAACTGGATCATTGTATTTATGTTAACAACAAGATTACACAACACCTAGCTATCCGGTGATGTCCAGTAACAACAAGAAAAAGGCCCGTTAACAGAAAATTGATTAAGTACATAAAAATCATAGCAATGATTATTTTAAGGATAATATTAATAAAGCAAATACTTGTAAGGATAGTATTGCTAGGTTAACTACATAATGTCCAGTAAAACCATTTAACAGAAGCAAAATACAGACACGAATAAGCGATAGTAATGGTAAATAAAAGCAATGATTATTAGATAGAGACAAAAGATAACAAATTAAGCGAAGAAAGAATACCAGGATTAATAAGCTAAGATCACCTGTAGTACTCCGTCTGTCCAAAAAAGGATGTCATTGATTTGACTAaacttagatgtatctagatatgatttagtgtatagataaatCTAAATTCAGACAAATCCACAACATCCTTCTTGGAACGGAGGTATTATCATTCTATTCTTATCCGTGCATATCATCACAATCAACCAACAGCAAGCGAATACGATGGGAAATAAACAAAATTTGATCAAGAGAACTACACATCACCAGATCGCCCACCAAAAAGAGGCATTCAacaacaagaaaaacaagaaaagcTAACAGGTTCAGTGAAGGTACAATACTACGATTTATAAGCTAAGATCAAATGTAGTAAAATTCTGTTCTTATCCGTGCTATCAACCCACATCTAGCGAATACCACAACAAATAAATAGAATTTGATGAAGAGAACTAAACATCACCAATCCAGAACGCCCACAAAAAGGCCTTTAACAACTAAATTAATTATTGTTGCTTGCTCGATTGCTGGCTAGTAACGGCGGTGCATTTGTATATACAACACTATACAAGCACCAGCCAAATCACAAGCCAACAACAATAATGCAACACTAAAAGTACACACAGGACTCCTATAGAGAGCTACACGATGCATCtacgagaatataatatagaactCAGTACTTCAAGAAAGCCAAAATACCAGCGAGTTTCAAACTACAGCAGGAGAACCACAAATGTGGTACCTGCTCGCCAATCATGGCTATCAAAACAAACGGTCACATGTAGTACTTCGCAAGGAACCACAAACTGATACATACAACATCATCTACAAACAGCCAGTACTTCCAACAACCTAGTAATAGGGCAACACCACGCACATAAAAAAGGAAAGCAAGACGACCTTGAGCTTTCCAGCTGCTACATCATGCTCTTGGCGGCCTCCCCTGAACCTGCGCTGCACCTCGATGATCTTTGGGTGGGCAGTGGCCTGTGCCCGGAGTCGATCTCGACCTGCTACGCCTCCTCACGCCGCCGCTGCTGCAGGATGAGGTTAGCGCTGCCATCAATGGTGATTGAGCACATGTCCTCTAGCACACCCGACACGGCCTGCATGAAAAGTCTTTTATATTAGTGTGCAGCAGCACAATGCATGAAACTAAGGATGAATAAATTAGCTGCTACCTTCTTTTTAGTACAAGAAAAATACTAGGATGGTTTCTGCCATGAATGTACTAAACTTTCACGAGATAATGAAAAATTGGCACGGGAGACATGGAAATCCTTATATTCAGCAAGATGCCAAACATTCCCTCATTCCATATATAGAACTAGGTAATAATTAAAACATGATGACGGTGTAATCAAAAGATGGCATCTTTTTTGCGGCATCAGGACCCTAACTATGCAAAACCTTACGCTAGAACGCCACAGCAATAGCTTAGAGCAGAGCTATAGCTACCTGAAAAGGGGATGGCGATCTCTGTGCGCGCCGTAAAATGCCGACCTGTGGTCCATTCGAGGCCAGGGACACTGTTAGGAGCAGCAACAGTAGATCATTGTCCTTAACTGCAAGAACAGGCATGAGAATGAGCAAAGATGAAATCAAGGTTTGGAGGCGGAGAGGTAAAGTCAAGGGCCGCAGGATAGGTGACGAAAATGATGTCACACTAGAAGAAAATGAATTAGGTGGATAAGTGTCCTACGGCAGCATAAACAACCATGTAAACAGTGGATGATCAGGCATCCAATGTGGCAGAGAGCATATATATAGCCAACTATAGCAACAAGAAAAACTTTCAATAACACACGAAAAACATATTAAAAGAAAAGGGTGGTGTGCACAATTACGGGAGTTTATTTTCTGGAAACAATAAGAGATCAAGCCTCAATATGGAACACAAATGCAAAACTACAGCTCATGGTTTAAAAAGCGTCGCTTAGTTGTCACCTAGGCGACGCCTAGGCGTCAGGGCACTCCCCCTCCGCTTTGTAAAAACAGCCGCTTTAGGCGCCTAGGCGTCCAAAGCGCCCGCCTAGGCGTCGCCTAGGCGCCAAAGCGCCCTCCCTCCTTAAGGCGCCAAGGCATCGCCTTAAAAACCATGCTACAGCTCAAGATTCAATGCAAAGCATGTTACATGTAATCAAACTATCAAAGTATCACAAGCTTGCAATACATTCAGTCATTGCCACTTATTAATCATTCTCTCTTATTGTCAGTTCAATCCAATTCATATCCATGCAAGCAAATCAAATTTGTATAAGCACTAAACAAACTAATGGAGAAGAAAAATCCTCACACCTACAAGTTTCTGCAGTATATATGAAAACAAATGCAGCAATCGACTTGAGTGTGACCAAGGAGGTACCTTCAAATACCAATGTCGACAAGCTGCTGAATAGCAGCGACGGAATTGCTGCGGTATGCCTTGGGGGTGAGAAGCTGGGCACTACCTGCATAGAACATGACACTTGGAATTAAGAACATAGCAGGTTCTGAACATGAAAAAATCATCCACTATTTGAcaattcagatccccaaatttTCACATAAAAGCATAACTGGCTCATTGCATTTATGTTAACAACAAGATTACACAACCCACAGCAAGCAAATACCACAGCAAATAAAAAAAATGCACAAGAGAACTACACATCACCAATCCAGAACGCCCACACAAAAAATGGCCCTTTAACAACTTATTGTTGCTTGATCAATTGCTACTAACGGCAGTGCATATGTATGTACAACATTGTACAAGCACGGGCCAAATCACAAGCCAACAACAAGAATGCAACACTAAAAATACACAAAGGACTCCTATGGATAGATACGCCATGCTTCTAAGGATATAACACAGAACTCGGTACTTGAAGAAAACCAGAATCACATGAGTTTGAAGCTACATCAGCATAACCACAAAGGTGCAACCTGCTTGCCAATCATGGCTCTCAAAAGTAACAGTAGCGTGTAGTACTAACCAAGCAAGCACAAACCGGTACATACCATGTCATCTACAAACCAGCAACCTAGTGATAGGGCAACACCACGCACATGATCTATCTGAAAGACGACCTTGAGCATTCCAGCAGCTACAACATGCTGTTGGAAGCCTCCCCCAATATGGCTTGTGCCCTGAGTTGATCTCAACCTGCTGCACGTCcttgcgctgctgctgctgcaggttGAGGCCACCGCTATGATGAATGGTGAATTGTGAACAAGCACATGTCCTCCCGTCACAGCCTGCAAGAAAAGGCTTTTATGTTACTGTGGAGAAGCACAGGGCATGATGAAACTAGCGTGAATAATTAGCTGCTACCCTCTTTCGTTAAGACTGCATATAACAACACTTGATACATGATGTATTCAGCAGAATTATCTTCCTAGGAGCACCAACTAGATATATGTATGTTGAGATGGAAACATAATACAGTATGTTCTGCATCCACATGAATGACAGCGGGACTCGTCGGACTTTCTGTCCGAGAAATCCCACCTTCCTGCATGTGGTTCCAAATCGGTAATCTTCGACATGCAGTTTTGGTGGGGGCTCGGATTCGATTGGAGCACGAGTAAGTAAGGGGGAAAAAATCTGACCCTGCTGTCGAAGAGGAAGTCTTGAGCGGCAGCAGCGTCGCGGTGGGGGGTGGGAGCTCCTGAACGACGCGGACACGCACCTCCCGGCCGCGTCCGTTGGGCGATCCCGCGAAGACACCGGCGTGGAAAAGCAGACGGCGGCCCGCGACATCGGAGGCGGACGGTGACGGGGGATGGCGAGCCCTCGACGCTCTAGATGGCATGGACGAGAATCGCCCCCCACGGCCGGTAAGTTGACGGCAAGGCTGGGCCAGAGGCGAGTATAACAGCGTGAAGCCAGGCCCCATCGTCCTCGAGGCCTGCGATTGGAGGCGCCTGAAAGAATACCAAGATTAATAAGCTAAGATCACCTGTAGTACTCCGTCTGTCCAAAAAAAGATGTCGCTGATTTGAGTAAActtagatgtatctacacacgatttagtgtatagataaatCTAAATTCAGACAAATCCACAACATccttcttgggatggaggtatTACCATTCTGTTCTTATATGTGCCTATCATCACAATCAACCCACGGCAAGAGAATACCACAGGAAATAAACAAAATTTGATCAAGAGAACTACACATCACCAATCCAGAAGGCCGACAAAAAAGGGCCTTTTAACAACAAGGAGAGCAAGACGACCTTGAGCTTTCTAGCTGCTACAACATGCTCTTCGCGGCTGCCCCTGAACCGGCGCTGCACCTTGATGATCTGTGGGTGTGCAATGGCACCCGTTGCTGTACctgctcccgctgctgctgcaggCTGAGGATACCGCTATCATCAGTGGTGACCGAGCACCTGTCCTCGTGCACAGCCGTCACAGCCTGCAGGAAAAGGATTTTATTTTAGTGTGCTACGATGAATAATTAGCTTCTACCCTCTTTTGGAAAGACTATATATCAACACTTGGTACGTGATGTACTAGTTCCAGAGCAGAAGAATACATTCGGCGAAATTATCTTCCTAGTAGCAGTATATACGTATGTACTATGTAcgagcagcaagcaagcaacaacTACATATGTATGTTGAGATGGAAACATAATACGTCCTCCATCGACAGGAATGACAGTGCGACTCGTCGGACAGAAGGTCCAACAAATCCCCTTGCCTGCATGTGGTTCCAGATTGGTAATCTTCGACATATAGTTTTGGAGGGGGGTCGGACTCGATTGGAGCGCGAATAAGGGGGGGGGGAAATCTGAC includes these proteins:
- the LOC124673147 gene encoding uncharacterized protein LOC124673147 translates to MLKVVFQIDHVRGVALSLGCWFVDDMVVPSFSPPRHTAAIPSLLFSSLSTLVFEVKDNDLLLLLLTVSLASNGPQVGILRRAQRSPSPFQAVSGVLEDMCSITIDGSANLILQQRRREEA